One genomic region from Nodularia sp. LEGE 06071 encodes:
- a CDS encoding prevent-host-death protein, which yields MKWTLEEAKKQLSSIINATSLEPQLIYTQEELVAAIVDPELFQEFLNWRQNAGKISLDQVFKQVRQLCTEENYSLEIPPRSDRDNPFTDIAIAKVI from the coding sequence ATGAAATGGACGCTTGAAGAAGCCAAAAAACAGCTATCCTCAATAATTAATGCGACAAGTCTTGAACCTCAGCTAATCTACACTCAAGAAGAATTAGTGGCTGCAATTGTAGACCCTGAGCTTTTTCAAGAATTTTTAAACTGGCGACAAAACGCTGGGAAAATATCTCTAGATCAAGTATTTAAACAAGTTCGGCAGTTATGCACTGAGGAAAATTATAGCTTAGAGATACCACCACGCAGCGATCGCGATAATCCTTTTACTGATATAGCAATCGCCAAGG